A window of Castanea sativa cultivar Marrone di Chiusa Pesio chromosome 1, ASM4071231v1 contains these coding sequences:
- the LOC142622880 gene encoding histone H4-like, whose translation MSGRGKGGKGLGKGGAKRHRKVLRDNIQGITKPAIRRLARRGVKRISGLIYEETRGVLKIFLENVIRDAVTYTEHARRKNVTAMDVVYALKRQGRTLYGFGG comes from the coding sequence ATGTCAGGCCGTGGAAAGGGAGGCAAGGGATTGGGCAAAGGAGGAGCCAAGAGGCACAGGAAGGTTCTGAGAGATAACATTCAGGGAATCACAAAGCCAGCCATTCGGAGATTGGCGAGGAGAGGAGTCAAGAGGATCAGCGGCCTCATCTACGAAGAAACTAGAGGAGTCCTCAAGATCTTCTTGGAGAATGTGATTCGTGACGCCGTGACTTACACTGAGCACGCTAGGAGGAAAAATGTGACTGCCATGGATGTGGTCTACGCGCTCAAGAGGCAGGGAAGGACCTTGTATGGTTTTGGGGGttga